Part of the Niallia alba genome is shown below.
AGAGGAATGTAAGGAGGTGGAGGATAATTTCTTTCAAATAACCAACATAGATGGAAACACCGTTTATCTTTCCAATATCCATACAAATAAACAATTTCAAGTAAATAAAATTCCTGTTGATGAACAGTTTCTCGGGATAATTCTGCATGGCTCTATCGGCCGCTTAGAAGGTCAAGCAACTTGGTCTCTACTTCTTACAGCAGGAGTATATCCAAAGCGGGCAAAGAGGTATTTAACCTTTAGAGAAAAATAACGAGAAGTAATATAATAAAAAAAGTATGAAAAAAGACATTGAGTAAATGCTCAATGTCCTTTTTCGTTCTTCTAAATTGACAAGAATGAACAACATTTATTGAGAACTAGATTCGTTAGTTTGTCCATTATTTTGATTACCCTCGGGGGCTTGTCCTCGGCCACCTTCGAAATTACCGCTTGGTGGTGTTCCGCCTTGTCCTCGGCCACCGCCACCACCTGGGCCCCCCATATTATTGGTAGGTGCCTCTGAAATACCAGATTCATCTACATAGGTTAATGTATCGGAAACAGTAAATTCAACAACTTCTGTTCCTTTTTCATATGATCCTGTCGATAAACCATTGCTTTTTACCTCTGTGCTACTTCCACCAGAGTACAATACATAAGTACTATCTTTTGTAATCTTCGATGAACTAATCACAACTGTTTGGTAATCTTTTTTCGGTTTTACTGTTACAATAGCATTCCCATCACTATCTTCTAAATGAACAAGTGTGCCTGCTTTTTGTGTCTCTGAATAAGTCATCATTATAGAATTTTGCTCAGATGTATCAGATGTTGCCTGGGCCATCCCTGAACTGCCTAGTGCTATTAATGTCCCTCCACTTATTTCAAAACTACCATCATAGTCTAACGCTCCGTTTCCGTCATTCGTTGGGCCACTAACAATGATCGTACCGCCTGTTACCACGATTGATCCATTTGCATCCAATCCATCTCCATCTGCCTCTACGTAGACATTTCCTCCATTAATGGTTAGCAATGCATTCCCTGCTGATTCCATTCCCATTCCTTCACCAGGGGCGGCACTTTCACTGCTACCATCACTAACGTTAATACCGTCATCTGCTGTTATAACGGAGATATCTCCGTCATTAATAGTGACTGTTTTTCCTTCTATTCCTTCATAACTTTTTTTAATATCGATCGTTCCATTAGCGATTAAAAGCTCATTCTCTGCATGAATACCATCATCACCAGTTAGAATAGTAAATTCACCATCCATGATTGTAATGTTTGCATCACTATGAACAGCATCATCTAACGTATCTATCTCAAACGCTCCACTACCAATAGCGATCTCCTTATTTGCCTTTAACCCTTTTGTACTTGGTGTATCCTCCACTTCCGTCTCTTCTTCCGCGCTATCTCCCCAAGGTTGTCCTCCCATCATTTCCTCTCTTACTTCGATAGTCTCAGGGCTGCCTCCACCTGCTGTAATGGTAAAATCACCATCTGCCACATAGAGAGAGGACTCAGCTTGTATACCATCTGTTCCAGCTTTTATATTAAATGTACCATCTTCAATGGCAATAATACCTTTTGTATCATTTGTATTCGTTGATTTAATGCCATCTCCACCCGCATTAATATCAAATGTTCCACTCTTTATCGCTACTAAATCTCTGCCCAAAATAGCATCATCTACAGCAGTTACTTTTATCGTTCCTTCCATGATTCGTAAATCGTCTTTACTTCCAATCCCATTATCATAATTCCCAACTACTTCTAAAACACCTGTCCCATTTATTGTTAAGTCATCCTTACTAAAGATTGCTGCATTGGGCTCACCCGATCCATCATCTTCCGTATAAGTTTCTCCATCAGACACCTGATTTTCCGTACCCTCTGCAAGGGTAATAATGGTATCCTCTGCCTCCTTTATAAAAATCGCCGCAGACTTACTATTATGAATGTCTACTCCATTTAAAACGAGTTGAACCTTTCCTGTATCCGGTGCGTCAACTACTATCTGTCCGTCCTCCAAGTCACCGCTTAAAACATATACCCCTCCAGTTCTTATTGTAATAGTCGTTCCAGATGTCATTATTGCCGCAGATTCATCATAAGAAACTTTGTCTCCATTTAAAGTAATAGAAATAGAATTTTCGTCTTCCCAATTCGTTTGATAATCCTCCTCCTCATAACTTATATTTTCACTAATATATGCACTCACATCTATTTCACTAAGTGAGCCAGCATTACTATTTTTAGAGTTATCACTATCCTTACTACATGCAAATAAAAGCAAGGTACATGCAATAGGCAAGACTAACTTTTTCATTTTACTTTTTTTCATTATCATGTCTCCTTTCTTTTACTATGCCTTCATTATGAGTGCAAAACCTTAACAATTCCTTTAGAAGTTGGTTTTTATTTATTTTTCCTGTTTCTTTCTATATATGGGAGAAAAGTTCCTCTACTAGCCTCTCCACCAATTGCTTTTACACTATTTTTATAAAAAATTAAAACCTACTTAAAAATCTTAAGGATAGATTAAGGTTTATAAATGATAATGTGTCCAAGCAGCTAAAAGAAAGGAGAATCAACATGGAAGCACAAAAACTAAACGGTTTAAATGGTAGAACCGAACTAAAACATGAATTAAATCAAATAGATTGTTATCTATTAAGAAATAAATTAAAGCATGTAATGGAAGTTGACCCCCATGCTACTAATGATGGGAAGTATCTAATTAGAAGTGTTTACTTCGATAATTTTGAAAACAAAGCACTCACACAAAAAAAAGAAGGTCTTCTTAATCGCGATAAATTTCGAGTAAGGCTGTATGACTATAATACAAACTATTTAAATTTAGAAAGAAAGAGCAAACGCAATAATTTGACCTATAAAGATAAATGTAGAATTACTGCAGAAGAATATGAAAAAATCCGCATCGGAGATATTAAGTGGATGGAAAATGACCCTCGTGACTTGATCAAGGAATTATTCATTCATATGAGTTTATATCAGCTAAAGCCACACACAGTTGTAGATTATGTACGTGAAGTCTTTATATATCGTTATGGAAATGTCCGGGTAACCTTTGATAGTTCTATTCAAACAAGTTTTCGCAATAATGATGTTCTAAACAGAGATTTACCTATGGTTGAAACCAACCCAAATATCACTATTTTAGAGGTTAAATACGATGAATTTTTGCCTGAAATAATCAAAAACCTTCTGCAAATAAGTGATAGAAGAAAAGGAACCTATTCTAAATATCAAATCAGTAGAATGTACGGATAATAAATATACATTTTCAAGGAGGAACAATTATGAGTAATATTAGTTTCGAGGATATATTCAAATCAAGTATTTTAGAAAAAACAAGTAACTTTTCAGTAATTGATTCATTAATAGGACTATTAGTAGCTTTTGGGGTCGGTTTATTCATCTATTATGTTTACAAAAAAACTTTTTCAGGTGTAATATATTCTCACACCTTTAATATTTCCCTTATTATTATATCGATGGCAACTGCCTTAATCATTATCGGAATATCATCCAATGTCTTACTATCACTTGGAATGGTCGGCGCATTATCCATTGTACGTTTTAGAACACCAATTAAAGACCCAATGGACTTAGTATATTTATTCTGGGCAATTGTATCTGGAATTCTTTGTGGTGCAGGATTTATTGTTCTAGTTATATTAGGTGCACTCTTAATTGGAATTGTACTTATTCTGTTTACAAACCGTATTAAGATCGAAAATCCATATTTATTAGTTATTAAATATACAAATGAATCATTGGAGGATTCGTTAACAAAGACTATTTCCGATCATGCAAAAAAATTCTCGGTTAAATCAAAATCAATTATGCCAGGAAATGACTTTGAAGTAACTTACGAAATTCGTGTAAAAGAGAACAATGCTACTTTCATCAATAACATTTCTAAGCTTGATGGTGTAAAGTCAGCAATTATGCTTAGTTATGATGGCAACTTCACCGCATAAAAATAGAAACATCGAAGCAAAGACATACTTATGCTTCGATGTTTTTATTTTTTTCCTCTATTTCTTCTCTATATACAGTACGAATAATTATTATTATCTAATAAATAGCTGTATAATTATATATACTTGATGGTTATTAATAAAGCAAGTTATACATAATTTTTCTTATCATCATAATAGACAAGGAGTTATAAGAATTATGACTATTCTTTTAGTAGATGACAATACTGTCAATCTATTTGTAATGGAAAAAATACTAAAAAACGCTGGGTACGATGATTGTGTCTCACTTACCTCAGCCAATGAATTATTTCATTATTTACAACTTGATGCTCCTCATTCCACAGGGAATAGTGTGGACTTAATATTACTTGATATTATGATGCCAGAAATAGATGGCATTGAAGCTTGTAAACGTATTAAAAAAGTGGAACACCTTAAGGATATACAGATTATCTTTGTAACAGCATTAGAGGATAAAAATAAACTTGCGGAAGCCTTGGATATTGGCGGTGTAGATTATATCACGAAGCCTCTTGATAAAATTGAACTCCTTGCAAGAATACGCGTTGCCCTACGGTTAAAAGCCGAACTTGATTGGCATACCCAACATGAGAAAAAGATTCAGTACGAATTAGATTTAGCAACTCATGTACAAAGAAGCTTATTGAGCTCTCCCTTAAAAGATGAGCATATGCATATCGAAGTTTCCTATTTGCCCTCTTTTAATCTGGCAGGTGATATGTATTATTGGTATAAAGTCGATGAGGATAAATATGCAATTATTCTTTTAGATATGATGGGCCACGGCATCTCCGCCTCTTTAGTATGTATGTTTATCTCTTCTGTCCTAAGAGAATCAGTTAAACAATTAGTACAGCCTAACCTGGTTATAAAAGAATTAAATCGTTACATGACTTTATTAAAAAATGAAAAAGAGGGACTTCCATTTTACTTTACTGCCATTTATTTAGTAATTGATACAAAGAAAAAAACAGTGGAGTATGTTAATGCAGGGCATCCTTATGGATATATGTTAGTGGATGAAAATGATGTTGTTACGTTAGAACAAAGTACTTGTGCAGTAGGATTTTTTGATGAAATGGAAATTAATACAAAAGAGGTTTCCTTTGAGAAAGATGTCCAAATTATTCTCTATACAGACGGGGTATTAGAAGCAATGGGTCCTTGCGAATTTGAAGCAGAAAAACAAATTCGCTCTATTTCCTCTAAAAGATGGGAACATACCTGTTCCGTAATGGATCATTTACTTACAAAAGAGCAACAGTCCGATCAGCCAGATGATATGTGTGTATTAATGATCCAAGCAAAAGCAAACAATTAATATTTATATTGAATGTCACTAGTGTTGCATAAATATTGTCGCAATTTTCAGTCTGATTATCCTCCTTGTTTAGAGCCAAAAAGGTAAATACCTATTCAAAGGTGGCTCCATCCATTTGGGTTTTTTTTACAATTAGACTTGTGCGACAACAACAATTTGCTTATTAAGGGATGGCTTTCCCTTCAATCTTTCGAAGCCAGATATGGGCTGGTTTCCACAATGCAGCCCTTAAATAACGGCTAATTTGTAAGGTTTTTCGCTTACTTCTTGTTTCAAGTTGTACGAGAACATGTAGGCAAAAAACAATCAGTGCGATAAACACTTGGTTTTGAATCGCCCATTCACTTTGACCGTAGAACTTTTTGATGCTGAGATGCTGTTTGATCCATTTAAAGAACAACTCAATTGCCCATCGTGATTTATACATTTCCGATATTTCTTCGGCGCTTAAGTCAAAACGATTTGTGATTAAATGAAGTTCATTACCTTTTGAATCTATTATTTTTAGAAGTCGAAAATAGTTTTCAGCTCGGTTTTGAGTTGTACCAATCAACACCATTTGATCCGACAAAACAGATGAATCCTTGGGTAGTTTAAAATCATAAACCTCCCGTACGACTGCGTTTTTTCGTAGCCTAGAAAGAAAAAAGTAGCCTTCATCGGTCATGCGATCAAAACGCTCGTAGTCTAGATAACCTCGGTCAAACACATACATGCATTCTTTATCGTCAACCATAATCTCAAGTTGACCACGATCGTGTTCGCTTGCCGTTGTCATCACGGCTTTTTCGGGATAGGATTCTCCCTTTTCCATAAATACAAGGCGTAAGTGTAACTTTACGCCTGCCTTAGTTTTGCGGAACTTCGCCCATTTATGATTGGTCAAATTTAGTGGCAAAGTACTTGAATCAATAATTTTTAACGGCATGACAAGTTTTGTGTAGTGTGTTTTGGCGTGAATTTGTCCGACTAAATCAAGGAAAAGTCTTTGAAACAAATCTGGATTTAGACCATTTAAACGGCGCGAGAGCTGAGAAATGCTTATAGAATCAAGGTCGATTTCCTTTTGAAGATGATCATCAAAAAGGCAATCACTTAACGCATGAAGACTTTCAACTTCTTCTAATTGTGCAAAAAGTAATAGTTTTAGGAATGATTCTGTCGTTAACTTTTTCGTATAGCAATCTAATTTCAATGTTTTCACCTGTTCTTCAAATAATTGAAGATTAATTGGCGAAAACCATTGTCCAAATGAAGTTTTTCGTGTAATCTTGTCCATGAGATTGGTCCTTTTTTAGTGGATTTGGACGGGTTACCACCTGACTTATCCATTATAAAGGACTTTTTCTATGCATAAAATAATAAAAGTGAACATTTCGAGTATTTTTAATAGTGAAATTAAATTAATGCAACACTAGTGATTGAATGTTTATAAATAAAAAGGGATTTCTCACCATAGGAGAAATCCTTTCTTTTGTTGTTAGAGCTGGATATGAAGCTAATAGATTTTTTGATAAAGCCTTTCTCCGCCTGCTAGCTCTCTATATTTTGGCATGACATCAACAAAACTTAATGTCTCTTTATCTCCTAAACCAAGAAATCCATCTTTACTTAAGCTTTCATAAAAGAGATGATGGACTTGATTTTGGAGCATTGGATTAAAGTAAATCAAAACATTTCTACAGATAATCACATGAAATTCATTAAACGATTGATCCGTAACCAGATTATGTTGAGCAAAAATAATATTTTTCAACAAATCAGAATGAAAGTAAGCAAATTGATGATCTGTTTTATAATATTCCGAGAAAGCATTCGTTCCTCCGGCAAGCATATAGTTTTTCGTATATGCTTGCATTTTATGCAGAGGAAATGCACCTTTGCTCGCCTTTTCAAGAACATTTTCATTCATATCTGTGGCATAAATAACGGCCTTATCCTTTAACCCCTCTTCTTCCAACAGAATAGCCATTGAAAATACTTCTTCACCTGTAGCACAACCTGCATGCCATACCCGAATTTCATCATACTTTCGCAAATGGGGAATTACTTGCTCTCGAAATGTGCGAAAAAAACTTGGATTCCTAAACATTTCCGTTACATTGATGGAAAAGTCATTTAGAAGCTGCTCTAGAA
Proteins encoded:
- a CDS encoding carbohydrate-binding domain-containing protein, with translation MKKSKMKKLVLPIACTLLLFACSKDSDNSKNSNAGSLSEIDVSAYISENISYEEEDYQTNWEDENSISITLNGDKVSYDESAAIMTSGTTITIRTGGVYVLSGDLEDGQIVVDAPDTGKVQLVLNGVDIHNSKSAAIFIKEAEDTIITLAEGTENQVSDGETYTEDDGSGEPNAAIFSKDDLTINGTGVLEVVGNYDNGIGSKDDLRIMEGTIKVTAVDDAILGRDLVAIKSGTFDINAGGDGIKSTNTNDTKGIIAIEDGTFNIKAGTDGIQAESSLYVADGDFTITAGGGSPETIEVREEMMGGQPWGDSAEEETEVEDTPSTKGLKANKEIAIGSGAFEIDTLDDAVHSDANITIMDGEFTILTGDDGIHAENELLIANGTIDIKKSYEGIEGKTVTINDGDISVITADDGINVSDGSSESAAPGEGMGMESAGNALLTINGGNVYVEADGDGLDANGSIVVTGGTIIVSGPTNDGNGALDYDGSFEISGGTLIALGSSGMAQATSDTSEQNSIMMTYSETQKAGTLVHLEDSDGNAIVTVKPKKDYQTVVISSSKITKDSTYVLYSGGSSTEVKSNGLSTGSYEKGTEVVEFTVSDTLTYVDESGISEAPTNNMGGPGGGGGRGQGGTPPSGNFEGGRGQAPEGNQNNGQTNESSSQ
- a CDS encoding polyphosphate polymerase domain-containing protein; its protein translation is MEAQKLNGLNGRTELKHELNQIDCYLLRNKLKHVMEVDPHATNDGKYLIRSVYFDNFENKALTQKKEGLLNRDKFRVRLYDYNTNYLNLERKSKRNNLTYKDKCRITAEEYEKIRIGDIKWMENDPRDLIKELFIHMSLYQLKPHTVVDYVREVFIYRYGNVRVTFDSSIQTSFRNNDVLNRDLPMVETNPNITILEVKYDEFLPEIIKNLLQISDRRKGTYSKYQISRMYG
- a CDS encoding DUF4956 domain-containing protein; the encoded protein is MSNISFEDIFKSSILEKTSNFSVIDSLIGLLVAFGVGLFIYYVYKKTFSGVIYSHTFNISLIIISMATALIIIGISSNVLLSLGMVGALSIVRFRTPIKDPMDLVYLFWAIVSGILCGAGFIVLVILGALLIGIVLILFTNRIKIENPYLLVIKYTNESLEDSLTKTISDHAKKFSVKSKSIMPGNDFEVTYEIRVKENNATFINNISKLDGVKSAIMLSYDGNFTA
- a CDS encoding fused response regulator/phosphatase: MTILLVDDNTVNLFVMEKILKNAGYDDCVSLTSANELFHYLQLDAPHSTGNSVDLILLDIMMPEIDGIEACKRIKKVEHLKDIQIIFVTALEDKNKLAEALDIGGVDYITKPLDKIELLARIRVALRLKAELDWHTQHEKKIQYELDLATHVQRSLLSSPLKDEHMHIEVSYLPSFNLAGDMYYWYKVDEDKYAIILLDMMGHGISASLVCMFISSVLRESVKQLVQPNLVIKELNRYMTLLKNEKEGLPFYFTAIYLVIDTKKKTVEYVNAGHPYGYMLVDENDVVTLEQSTCAVGFFDEMEINTKEVSFEKDVQIILYTDGVLEAMGPCEFEAEKQIRSISSKRWEHTCSVMDHLLTKEQQSDQPDDMCVLMIQAKANN
- a CDS encoding IS4 family transposase: MDKITRKTSFGQWFSPINLQLFEEQVKTLKLDCYTKKLTTESFLKLLLFAQLEEVESLHALSDCLFDDHLQKEIDLDSISISQLSRRLNGLNPDLFQRLFLDLVGQIHAKTHYTKLVMPLKIIDSSTLPLNLTNHKWAKFRKTKAGVKLHLRLVFMEKGESYPEKAVMTTASEHDRGQLEIMVDDKECMYVFDRGYLDYERFDRMTDEGYFFLSRLRKNAVVREVYDFKLPKDSSVLSDQMVLIGTTQNRAENYFRLLKIIDSKGNELHLITNRFDLSAEEISEMYKSRWAIELFFKWIKQHLSIKKFYGQSEWAIQNQVFIALIVFCLHVLVQLETRSKRKTLQISRYLRAALWKPAHIWLRKIEGKAIP
- a CDS encoding CheR family methyltransferase → MDHPFLNNEQEVENQDHADVEVDLLLEGIFRLSGFDFRQYNRSSITRRIYYRMKMDNIPTITRLLEKVIHEDAILEQLLNDFSINVTEMFRNPSFFRTFREQVIPHLRKYDEIRVWHAGCATGEEVFSMAILLEEEGLKDKAVIYATDMNENVLEKASKGAFPLHKMQAYTKNYMLAGGTNAFSEYYKTDHQFAYFHSDLLKNIIFAQHNLVTDQSFNEFHVIICRNVLIYFNPMLQNQVHHLFYESLSKDGFLGLGDKETLSFVDVMPKYRELAGGERLYQKIY